The DNA region CTGGCGGGTGCGCTCGCGATGGTGCTCGCCGTGCCCCTCGCCGAACCGATCATGAATATTGCGTTCGGGGCTGAGTACGCCTCGGCATCAAGCCTGCTCGTCCCATTCTTCGGCGCCACAACGCTGCTCGGTGCCCTGCTCATTCTCGTCAACCATCATGTGGCGCGCAGCGACCACCGCTTCGTATGGGCGGTGGGCGGGCTGGCGGTGCTGCAAATCGTCCTGCTGACGATGTTCTCAACTTCCGACAAGGCCATCATCACCGTTGATGCGGTGGTCGGGGGCATCGGGCTTGTGGTGCACGAGATGATCTACTTCAACACTGACGAAAGCATGCTGCGAGGGGCCGGAGCACAGTTTGCGACGGTGCTGCGACGCATCACCCACCGCGGACAAGGAGCGGAGTGAAGAGCCTCCCCACCAACATTCCGGGCCTTCTTGTGCTTGAACCCACCGTGCACGGCGACAGCCGTGGGTGGTTTCAGGAGACCTACCGGCAGAACGTGTTGGCCGATCTGGGCGTGGCGGACAGCTTCGTTCAGGACAACCACAGCCGGTCGGCCAAGGGTGTTCTTCGCGGCCTGCACTTTCAGGTTGGGGATCACCCACAGGCCAAGCTGGTGCGCTGTGCGCGCGGTGCCATTGCCGACGTGGCGGTTGACCTGCGTCGCGGTTCACCTACGTACGGCAATTGGGAGTCATGGCAGCTCGATGACGAGCGCGGCCTTCAGATGTACATCCCGGTCGGCTTCGCACACGGGTTCGTGGTGCTCTCCGACGTGGCCGACGTGGTGTACCGCTGCTCCGACTACTACGACCCCGCCGGCGACAGCGGCATCAGGTTTGACGATCCGGGCGTGGGCGTGGAGTGGCCCGGTGCGCCGCATTCGGTGAGCGACCGTGACGCGACTGCACCACTCCTAGCTGACATCGCCGACCAGCTTCCCTTCATCTGGAGCGCATGAGCCAGCCCGAGCTCTCGGTCGTCATCGTCTCGTACCGCTGCGGGGCGCTGCTCGATGACTGCCTCACCAGCCTCGATGCCAACCGCTCGACCGTGGACATGGAGGTCGAGGTGGTGGACAACGCGTCGGGTGACGACACGGTCGAGGTGGCTCGCCGTCACGCCTGGGTGACCACCACCGCGCTCGACCAGAACCTGGGCTTCGCTCGCGCCAATAACCTGGCTATGGACCGGGCCCGCGGAAGGACCGTGCTCGTATTGAACCCCGACACCATCGTTCCGTCCGGCGCACTTCGCGCCTGCCTTGACGAACTGTGGCGTGATCCATCGGTGGGCCTTCTCACCCCTCGCCTCGTTGACGTGGATGGTCGCCTCGACCGCCGGTGCCACCGCGGCTTTCCCACCCTGTGGTCGTCGTTTTGCTACTTCACCACCCTCGACCGGGTGTTCACGGGACCACGCTCGCGGCGGTACACAATGGGGCATCTCCCGGAGACCGAGGCGGCTGACGTGGAGGCCGTGTCGGGTGCATTCATGCTGATGCCCGCGGAGGCCATGCGACGGGTGGGTGGCTTCGACGAGCAGTTCTTTATGTACGCCGAGGACATCGACCTGTCGCTGCGATTTGTGGAGGGCGGCTACCGCGTGCGGTACTGGCCCGAGGTTGACGTCGTACACGTGGGTGCCGGGTCAAACGTGTCGGGCCAGCGCCCGCCAGCGGCGAACGCCGCCTACTTCCGCACCATGGCGCCCTTTGTACGAAAGCACCGCACGGGCCTGCATGGCTTGGTGCTGAGCGCCACGGTGTGGGTGATGGGAGAGTTGATGCTGGCGGCCAGCGAGGGCGGCCGGCGTGTGAAGAAGTCGGCGTGAAGATCGCCCTGGTCTCATGCGTGTACCCGCCATACAAGAGCGGCATCGGCAACGTGGCGGCGCGCCATGCGCGGCAGCTCACCGACATGGGCCACCGAGTCACCGTGTACTGCCCGGTGCACGACGACGAGCCGGGTCGCGACACCGTTGACGGCATCGTGGTGGAGCGCCTGCGCTCGCTGGTGCGCCACGGCAACTCGGCGCTGGTGCCGCAACTGGTGCGGCACATGAAGGGCCACGACGCGGTGTACATCATGTGGCCATTCTTCGGCGGCGCGGAACCCGCCGCCATTGGCGCGCGCATGCACAAGATCCCCTACATCGTTTTCTTCCATATGGATGTGCTGTGGGATGGCTGGCGCGGAACGATTCTGGACGGCTACGAGCGCACCGCCGAGCCGTGGATCATGCGCCATGCCCATGCCGTGCTGGCCAGCTCAACAGAGCTCGCACAGGCCTCATCGCTTGGGCATGTGAAGGGCATCAGCGTGCAGCCGTCGGCGTACTCGCTCGATCTCTCGCGCTTTCACCCCCCGGGGGCCGATGAGCCGCACCCCGCGGTGCCCTCCATCGTGTTTGTGGGTGCCATGGATGCGGGCCACGCCTTCAAGGGCGCTCCACAGCTGATCGAGGCCTTTGCACGCACGCGCGCGGATGTGCCCTGCACGCTTGAGCTGGTGGGCGATGGCGACCTTCGCCCAGGCTTCGAAGCGCTGGCGCAGGCCAGCGGAGTAGCCGATGACATCAACTTCCTCGGGCGCGTTGACGACGACGAGCTGGCGCACACCTACCGCATGGGAAGTGTGGTGGTGCTGCCGTCCACCACCCGGGAGGAGGCCTTTGGCGTAGTGCTGGCCGAGGGCATGGCGTCGGGCTGCCCGTGCATTGCGAGCGACTTCCCTGGCGTTGACGCGGTGGTGAAGAGCGGCGACGGAATCCTGGTGCCGCCCGGGGATGTACCGGCGCTGGCTGACGCCATCTCCTCGGTCATCGGCGATCCGGAGCGGCAGGCACAGATGTCGAAGGCGGCGCTTGCCGGTGTGGTCCGCTACTCCCCGGAGGCGGAGCGGGAGCGGCTCGCGGCCGCCTTCGCAGGAATCCCGGCGGGGTCGCACCGCTGATGGCCACCGCCATGCCCCCGCCTCCACCCGCCGCACACCGTGGGCGACGCATCAGCATCGAGGTGCTGGTGGTGCTGGCCGTGGCCGGCCTCATCGCCGTCATTCTTACGTGGCCGCTCGCGGCCAACTTCGACACGATCATCGCGGGTGGTGGCAGCGCGGGCGACAACACCGGCTACATCTGGGATCTGTGGAGCAGCTCGCACTACGGGATAGACCTGTGGGGTGCTGGGCTGCAGGATCACGTGGGGCTCCCGTTCGGTCGCACCGTCATTGGCGGCGGCAACCTGCTGCTCTTCTTCTACAACGTGCCGGGGGCAATTCTCGGCACGTTCCTGCCCACCATCGCCGCATACAACGTGATGGTGCTGGCGGGCCTGGCGCTCACCGGGGCCAGCATGTACCTGCTGGTCAGGTGGCTTGGGCTGGGCATTGGGCCCGCAGCATGGGCGGGCCTGGCGTTCGAGATCTTCCCGTACGAGGCCCTGCGCACCGCCGCGCATCCGCCGCTTGCATGGCTCATGTTTGCCCCACTGCTCCTGATGGCGTGCACCTGGTGGCTGCAGAAGCCCTCATGGCGACGGGCCACCGTCATGGCGGCGGCCACGCTCTTCGCGTGGCTCAGCGATCCGTACTTCGGCGCCATGGCCCTGGTGGCCGTTGGTGTCACGCTGCTGGTGGCCATCCCGCTCTTCGCACACTGCTTCGGTGGCAGGGCCGTTCTCGCCCGCGTGGGGGAGGCCATCGGCGCGCTGGTTGTGATCGTAATCGTGCCGCTGGCGGTCATCATCGCGTCCACACGGGGGGTGGCAGACCAGATCGTCACGCGACAGCGCGTCGAGCTCGAGCTGTACGGCGCGCATATCGGTGACTACCTCAAACCGGTGTCCGGTCAGTACCTGTGGACCGGAATATTCGGCACCGACGCCGCCCAGTGGCCCCTATCGAGCCCGGGCGGCGAACGCATGGCATTCCTGGGGTGGACCGTCATGGCGCTCGCGATCATCGGCCTGGCCCTTGGCTGGCGCCATCGAGGCAACATTGGGCTACGCCTGCGCGCGGCCCTGTTCCTCACCATTCCCATCGCCATCGCGATGGCCCTCTTCAGCCTGGCGAGCCCGTACTCGGTCTTCGGGCACAGGATCCCCATGGCGTCGTCCTTCGTATTTGACTACCTGCCATTTCTTCGGGTGTACGCACGCTTCTCGTTGTTCGTCATGGCGTGCGTGCTGGTAATGGGTGCGGTGGGGCTGGCCCTGCTCATGCGTGGACGCAGCATCACCTGGCGCAACAGCATCATTGGGATCGCCATCATCCTCACCGCCATGGAGTTGCCCATCTCGGTGCCCATCGGAACGGGCGTGCCGATTCTCCTGAACGGGACGGCACCGGAGAACGTGCCGACCTGGCGCTGGCTCGCGAACCACGACCCCGGTGCGGTGGTATTCGAGACCCCGGCCTTTCCCAACGAGACCATCGACCGCGAGTTCCTCTACGGCCAGCTCGTACATGGACACCCACTGGCCAATGGGGGGCTCACCGAACCGGGAGCCGTCAGCGACTTCGGACGCGAATACGGCAACCCGCTCTTCCCGGCGTCACCTGCCGCCTACGCGACGGCGGGGATCAGGTATGTGGTGATCAACCCGTGGGCATGGCAGCAGGCAGGGCTCACCACACCAGATGTGGCGACGCCGCCGGCCGGGTATTCCGTGGCCGCCACCTTCCCCGACGGCAGCGGTATCTGGCGGGTTACCGCTGCGCCCGACGTGGCATTCGCTTTCCCCGCCGCCGGATGGACCAACCCCCAGACCATCCGGGGAGTGCGCTGGCGATACATGGGCGGCACCGCCACCGTCGCCGCATGGGCGCCGCGCGCGGCCACGGTGACCATCCGGTTTCGGGCAGCGGGCTTCGTCGCCGGCAGCACGTACAAACTCACAGTGAGTGCACCCGATGGCACCACCTCATCGTTCCCGGTCGTCGGGCGCTCCTCAATCAGACTTCGTGCCGCGCTCCCCCAGGGGGCAAGCACATTCCATCTGGTTGCATCGGGCGCACAGGCCATGCCACTCAGCACCGCTGACACGACTCCGGTGGCAGTGCGGGTGTCACAGTGGGTGATCTCATGACGCGCGCACTCATCACCGGGCATCGCGGATTCGTGGGTGTGCCTGCGGGGTCGAAGTCCCTCGTGCCGGGGACGGAGTTCCGGTACACATTCACCATCGTTTCCCACTTCCCTGAAATGCCGGTCACTCGTGGGGGCCGCCACCGATGAACGATGCGTCGGTAACGACAGAGCCCGTGTGGGTGTGTATTCCCACCTATAACGAACGTGAGAACGTCCACGCGCTTGTGACTGCCGTTCTGGCGTCCCTCGACTCTGCTGGCATTGATGCGCACGTACTGGTGATCGACGACGGCTCCCCCGACGGCACCGGGGCGATCGCCGACCTCATGGCCAATGACGATGTCCGCGTGCACGTGCTCCACCGCCCGGGGAAGGGCGGCATCGGCCCGGCCTATATCGCAGGGTTCCAGCACGCACTGGCACAGGGCGCCGGGCTCATCCTCGAGATGGACTGCGACTTCTCCCACGACCCTGCTGCCCTTCCTCGTCTCATCGAGGCTGCGGGCGATGCCGATCTGGTGATCGGATCGCGCTACACCGCTGGCGGGGGCGTGACGGATTGGGGACTGGTCCGTCGGGGCATCAGTCGTGGCGGGTGCCTGTACGCGCAGGTGATCCTCGGTACGTCGGTGAGAGATCTGACCGGCGGGTTCAAGTGCTTCCATCGGCGGGTGCTTGAGGCGATTCCGCTCGATGAGGTATCAGGCCAGGGCTATGGGTTTCAGATCGAGATGACCTACCGCACTCTGCTTGCCGGCTTCCACGTTGTCGAGGTGCCCATCACCTTCACCGATCGCACGGCGGGTGAAAGCAAGATGAGCCGCGACGTCGTGATGGAGGCAGCCACTCTCGTTCCACGACTTCGACGGCGGCTCGGGCCGATCCCGCGGGGCTGAACCCCCCAACCAGGGGCTCCCCTCCCGGTATGCTGACCCACGTGCCAAATGAGATAACCCCGCAGGACGACGCCGCAGGCGCGGGCCGAGCCCAGATCCTTGACCTCGTGCGCGAGTACCACGCGGTCGCCTTCCCCGACACGGCTTTCGTCGCCGGGTCGTCGCCCATCCCGGTATCGGGTCGGGTATTCGACGACGACGACATCGCCAAACTTGTCGATAGCTCCCTCGACTTCTGGCTCACAACTGGACGGTTCGCCGCCCAGTTCGAGCGCGAGTTCGCCAAGCGCATGGGGCTCCGCCACTGCCTGCTGGTCAACTCAGGATCATCCGCCAATCTGGTTGCGTTCTCAGCCCTCACCTCGCCCAAGCTCGGCGACCGCCAGATCCTTCCCGGCGACGAAGTCATCACCACCGCCACAGGATTCCCCACCACGGTGAACCCGGCCATTCAGTACGGCGCAGTTCCCGTGTTCCTCGATGTCGACGTGCCCACGTACAACATCGATGTGTCGCTCCTCGAAGAGGCATTGTCGCCAAAGACCAAGGCCGTGATGGTGGCCCACACCTTGGGCAACCCCTTCGACCTGGCGACGGTCACGGACTTTTGCCGGCGCAACGGGCTGTGGCTCATTGAGGACTGCTGCGACGCCGTGGGCGCCAGGTACGACGGCAAGCCCGTCGGCACCTTCGGCGATCTCGCCACCGTGAGCTTCTACCCGGCCCACCACATCACGATGGGCGAAGGCGGGG from Thermoleophilia bacterium includes:
- the rfbC gene encoding dTDP-4-dehydrorhamnose 3,5-epimerase encodes the protein MKSLPTNIPGLLVLEPTVHGDSRGWFQETYRQNVLADLGVADSFVQDNHSRSAKGVLRGLHFQVGDHPQAKLVRCARGAIADVAVDLRRGSPTYGNWESWQLDDERGLQMYIPVGFAHGFVVLSDVADVVYRCSDYYDPAGDSGIRFDDPGVGVEWPGAPHSVSDRDATAPLLADIADQLPFIWSA
- a CDS encoding glycosyltransferase family 2 protein gives rise to the protein MSQPELSVVIVSYRCGALLDDCLTSLDANRSTVDMEVEVVDNASGDDTVEVARRHAWVTTTALDQNLGFARANNLAMDRARGRTVLVLNPDTIVPSGALRACLDELWRDPSVGLLTPRLVDVDGRLDRRCHRGFPTLWSSFCYFTTLDRVFTGPRSRRYTMGHLPETEAADVEAVSGAFMLMPAEAMRRVGGFDEQFFMYAEDIDLSLRFVEGGYRVRYWPEVDVVHVGAGSNVSGQRPPAANAAYFRTMAPFVRKHRTGLHGLVLSATVWVMGELMLAASEGGRRVKKSA
- a CDS encoding glycosyltransferase family 1 protein is translated as MGDGRVDAGGQRGRPACEEVGVKIALVSCVYPPYKSGIGNVAARHARQLTDMGHRVTVYCPVHDDEPGRDTVDGIVVERLRSLVRHGNSALVPQLVRHMKGHDAVYIMWPFFGGAEPAAIGARMHKIPYIVFFHMDVLWDGWRGTILDGYERTAEPWIMRHAHAVLASSTELAQASSLGHVKGISVQPSAYSLDLSRFHPPGADEPHPAVPSIVFVGAMDAGHAFKGAPQLIEAFARTRADVPCTLELVGDGDLRPGFEALAQASGVADDINFLGRVDDDELAHTYRMGSVVVLPSTTREEAFGVVLAEGMASGCPCIASDFPGVDAVVKSGDGILVPPGDVPALADAISSVIGDPERQAQMSKAALAGVVRYSPEAERERLAAAFAGIPAGSHR
- a CDS encoding polyprenol monophosphomannose synthase, translating into MNDASVTTEPVWVCIPTYNERENVHALVTAVLASLDSAGIDAHVLVIDDGSPDGTGAIADLMANDDVRVHVLHRPGKGGIGPAYIAGFQHALAQGAGLILEMDCDFSHDPAALPRLIEAAGDADLVIGSRYTAGGGVTDWGLVRRGISRGGCLYAQVILGTSVRDLTGGFKCFHRRVLEAIPLDEVSGQGYGFQIEMTYRTLLAGFHVVEVPITFTDRTAGESKMSRDVVMEAATLVPRLRRRLGPIPRG
- the rfbH gene encoding lipopolysaccharide biosynthesis protein RfbH, coding for MLTHVPNEITPQDDAAGAGRAQILDLVREYHAVAFPDTAFVAGSSPIPVSGRVFDDDDIAKLVDSSLDFWLTTGRFAAQFEREFAKRMGLRHCLLVNSGSSANLVAFSALTSPKLGDRQILPGDEVITTATGFPTTVNPAIQYGAVPVFLDVDVPTYNIDVSLLEEALSPKTKAVMVAHTLGNPFDLATVTDFCRRNGLWLIEDCCDAVGARYDGKPVGTFGDLATVSFYPAHHITMGEGGAVLCNQGAIKVLAESFRDWGRDCWCEPGKDNTCGKRFDQQFGTLPAGYDHKYVYSHIGYNLKVTDMQAAVGVAQLAKLDGFIEARTRNFDHLYEGLSDLQDVLVLPEATPNSEPSWFGFPVAMRPEAPISRNDLVRALNDRGIDTRLVFAGNLLRLAA